In Quercus robur chromosome 10, dhQueRobu3.1, whole genome shotgun sequence, a genomic segment contains:
- the LOC126702946 gene encoding MYB-like transcription factor 4: MRKPCCEKKETNKGAWTKQEDQKLIDYIQKHGEGCWRSLPEAAGLLRCGKSCRLRWVNYLRPDLKRGNFGEDEEDLIIKLHALLGNRWSLIAGRLPGRTDNEVKNYWNTHLKRKLVRKGIDPNNHRLGLIRPTKSFVSNNHSCKEVNSQADNFPVLNSSTSGPVSNISSFPDLNLDLTIGLPIM, translated from the exons ATGAGGAAACCTTGTTGTGAGAAGAAAGAGACTAACAAAGGAGCATGGACAAAGCAAGAAGACCAAAAGCTCATTGATTATATCCAAAAACATGGAGAAGGTTGCTGGCGTTCTCTTCCTGAAGCTGCAG GATTGCTTCGTTGCGGCAAAAGTTGTCGATTAAGATGGGTAAACTATCTAAGACCAGACCTTAAACGTGGTAACTTTGGTGAAGACGAAGAGGACCTTATCATCAAGCTCCATGCACTTCTTGGAAACAG GTGGTCATTAATTGCTGGAAGATTGCCAGGCCGGACAGACAATGAAGTGAAGAATTACTGGAACACTCATCTGAAAAGAAAACTAGTTCGGAAGGGAATTGACCCCAACAATCATCGTTTGGGACTCATACGGCCTACCAAATCTTTTGTCTCAAATAACCATTCATGTAAAGAAGTAAACTCTCAAGCAGATAACTTTCCAGTCTTGAACTCTAGTACAAGTGGCCCAGTGAGCAACATTAGCAGCTTCCCTGACCTGAATCTTGATCTCACTATAGGCCTTCCAATTATGTAG
- the LOC126704052 gene encoding uncharacterized protein LOC126704052, whose protein sequence is MESCRDLTYYMVIINGDIEIDSQLLGTSQNTPMSVSDSPPQVENASSIKGKWGSNFSVEEDQLLVSTWLNTSVDGIHSNEQTQNTFHQKVWEYFTQYNTFGTIRTAISLICRWGTISEKTNKFSGCMAKVNAHHQSGITEQDKITNAKALYKETFKKPFLLKHCWLMLKDQPKFANPNGRSRAFVPPTLESTSINEGDCGFELGDTSNFERPIGKKAENANQKNKVTGKDVGEYLSKKLKFIVEVASMNCSLFHKLLLDDSDEDEIIEELITATLRMLAYGVSDDLIDKYVRIGETTALESLKKFVTTVIDVFSREYLRKPNNDDIARLLAHGECRDFSSMLGSIDCMHWKWKNFQSAWKCQYCDHIREPTIILEDVLLQYMHYSINDHDYTMRYYLVDGIYPKWATFVKTIPASQGHKQKLFAATQEACRKNVERAFGVLQVRFAIVRGPARFFHLKTLQKILKACIILQNMIVKDEQDDNEVVDLDYEQIDGVDNPPMQVLREQSDGFMSYIERYGRIRDREIHFQLQLDLIEHLWQLQGES, encoded by the exons ATGGAGTCATGTAGAGATCTAACATATTATATGGTTATCATAAATGGGGATATAGAAATTGACTCACAACTTTTGGGAACATCTCAAAATACTCCTATGTCAGTTTCTGATTCTCCACCTCAAGTTGAAAATGCCTCTTctataaaaggaaaatggggCTCTAACTTTAGTGTAGAGGAAGATCAACTCCTAGTGTCAACATGGCTCAATACTAGTGTTGATGGCATACATAGTAatgaacaaacacaaaatacattTCATCAAAAAGTTTGGGAATACTTCACGCAATACAATACATTTGGTACCATACGTACTGCTATCTCCTTGATATGTCGTTGGGGAACGATTAGTGAAAAGACAAATAAGTTTTCTGGGTGCATGGCTAAAGTTAACGCACATCATCAAAGTGGTATAACCGAACAAGATAAG attaccAATGCGAAGGCTTTGTATAAAGAGACCTTCAAGAAACCCTTTCTTCTTAAACATTGTTGGCTTATGTTAAAGGACCAACCAAAGTTTGCCAATCCTAATGGAAGATCGAGAGCATTCGTGCCTCCAACTCTGGAGTCAACATCTATTAACGAAGGGGATTGTGGGTTCGAACTTGGTGACACTTCCAATTTTGAGAGGCCAATTGGTAAGAAGGCCGAAAATGCCAACCAAAAGAACAAAGTCACTGGAAAAGATGTTGGGGAATATTTGAgcaagaaattgaaatttattgtgGAG GTTGCATCCATGAATTGCTCTTTGTTTCACAAGTTGCTTCTTGATGACTCAGATGAGGATGAGATAATCGAAGAACTT ATAACTGCTACACTTAGAATGCTTGCATATGGAGTTTCGGATGATTTGATAGATAAATATGTGCGGATTGGAGAAACTACTGCAttagaaagtttgaaaaaatttgttactACGGTAATTGATGTTTTCTCTAGGGAATACTTGAGAAAGCCAAATAATGATGACATTGCTAGACTGTTAGCTCATGGCGAATGCCGAGATTTTTCAAGTATGTTAGGTTCAATTGATTGCATGCATTGGAAGtggaaaaattttcaatctgcATGGAAATGTCAATATTGTGATCATATTCGTGAGCCTACTATTATTTTGGAG GACGTGCTCCTGCAGTACATGCATTACTCAATCAATGATCATGACTACACAATGAGATATTACCTTGTTGATGGCATATATCCAAAGTGGGCAACATTTGTGAAAACAATCCCAGCTTCACAAGGACATAAGCAAAAATTATTTGCAGCAACCCAAGAGGCGTGTAGGAAGAATGTCGAGCGTGCATTTGGAGTGCTTCAAGTACGTTTCGCAATTGTTCGTGGACCTGCACGATTTTTCCATCTTAAAACACTCCAAAAGATCTTGAAAGCGTGCATAATTCTCCAAAACATGATTGTTAAAGATGAGCAGGATGATAATGAAGTGGTAGACTTGGATTATGAACAAATTGATGGAGTGGATAATCCTCCTATGCAAGTGTTACGTGAACAAAGTGATGGATTTATGTCATACATTGAGAGGTATGGACGCATTAGAGACCGAGAAATTCATTTTCAACTCCAATTAGACCTCATTGAACATTTATGGCAATTGCAAGGCGAGTCGTAG